In Acinetobacter pittii, one genomic interval encodes:
- a CDS encoding GNAT family N-acetyltransferase translates to MILRSLQHSEIDLIWQQISRRELITQMYIQNQQQLGLVDCFFDVQYWDSYHLENDPPKLKQLFAQGSIFVGAFDAHEKLVGVSVVSNQVIANYPHAKLLHYFYVDADQQGQGIGAKLMQAAKESAKQLGAHQLYISATPSRRTVDFYMKHGAQPLSAPDQQLWQLEPEDIHLLCNV, encoded by the coding sequence ATGATCTTAAGATCTCTACAACATTCAGAAATTGATCTTATTTGGCAGCAGATTAGCCGCCGTGAATTAATCACTCAAATGTATATTCAAAATCAACAGCAGCTAGGTTTAGTTGATTGTTTTTTTGATGTTCAATATTGGGATTCATATCATTTAGAAAATGACCCACCTAAGCTCAAACAACTCTTTGCACAAGGTTCAATATTTGTAGGTGCATTTGATGCCCATGAAAAACTCGTTGGTGTGAGTGTGGTGTCAAACCAAGTTATAGCAAACTATCCTCATGCTAAATTACTCCACTATTTCTATGTCGATGCAGACCAGCAAGGTCAAGGCATTGGTGCTAAGCTTATGCAAGCCGCAAAAGAGTCAGCCAAGCAACTCGGTGCGCACCAACTGTATATTTCAGCAACTCCAAGTCGGCGCACTGTAGACTTCTATATGAAGCATGGTGCGCAACCATTAAGTGCTCCAGATCAACAACTTTGGCAGCTCGAACCCGAAGATATCCATTTACTATGTAACGTTTAG